Proteins encoded together in one Nostoc sp. PCC 7524 window:
- a CDS encoding type II toxin-antitoxin system VapC family toxin, whose amino-acid sequence MGYLLDTCVISDFVKGEENTLKRIKLISPTEIFVSSLTVMEVKYGLAINPQRAVKIQPVIATLFNSITTLPFDSKEAEQAAEIRSFLKQAGSPIGAYDVLIAATAVINNHIMVTSNVREFQRIPNLQIENWRSV is encoded by the coding sequence ATGGGTTATCTACTGGATACTTGCGTCATTAGTGATTTTGTCAAAGGAGAAGAAAACACCCTCAAGCGAATAAAATTAATCTCTCCTACAGAAATTTTTGTTTCATCTCTAACAGTGATGGAGGTGAAATATGGATTAGCTATAAACCCACAGCGCGCTGTTAAAATTCAACCAGTTATTGCAACATTATTTAACTCAATAACAACTTTACCTTTTGACTCGAAGGAAGCAGAACAAGCAGCCGAAATCAGAAGCTTTCTCAAACAAGCAGGTTCGCCTATAGGTGCGTATGATGTACTCATCGCCGCCACCGCAGTCATCAATAATCACATTATGGTGACATCTAATGTCCGAGAATTTCAAAGAATACCTAACTTGCAAATCGAAAATTGGCGTTCTGTGTGA
- a CDS encoding DMT family transporter — MTPIRFSHQGSAPNGHRYLYILLALLNGAVLPIQTNLNAQLARSLNSVPVAANISYLVGSIALISLLCTGRFGHPDWSALAKAPRWSLMGGLFGAWYIASSAYFTSILGTTLTQGLVICGQAIAGMVTDHFGWLGVNRRRLTANRHLTVGLLIVAIFLLSLPT; from the coding sequence ATGACACCTATACGTTTCAGCCATCAGGGATCTGCCCCTAATGGTCACAGATACTTATATATACTGCTAGCGTTACTGAATGGTGCGGTATTGCCGATTCAAACTAATCTCAATGCCCAATTAGCGCGATCGCTCAATTCTGTACCGGTAGCTGCCAATATTTCCTACCTTGTCGGCTCAATTGCTTTGATTAGTTTATTATGCACAGGTCGGTTTGGTCATCCAGATTGGTCTGCTTTAGCCAAAGCCCCCCGATGGAGTTTGATGGGTGGTTTATTTGGAGCATGGTATATTGCCTCCAGTGCTTACTTCACCTCGATTTTGGGAACTACCTTAACTCAGGGGTTAGTGATATGTGGACAAGCGATCGCTGGCATGGTAACTGACCATTTTGGCTGGTTAGGAGTTAACCGCCGTCGTCTAACAGCTAATCGCCACCTTACCGTTGGACTATTGATCGTGGCAATTTTTTTGCTTTCGCTACCCACCTAA
- the cobN gene encoding cobaltochelatase subunit CobN, translated as MHRINSTTVGWNQSEGVIFLEQTPAPIVLITAADTDIQTLAAAFPKLPVTFPALRVANLLLLQQQISIDTYSEQVLELAQVIILRLLGGRSYWAYGLEVVQEIVQRTGTTLIVMPGDDALDPELISQSTLPVAIVNQIWQYFNEGGVENAVNALKFISDNCLATAYNPPPPRPVPRVGLYQWEQEVEKSQLPTPNSPLPKVGLLFYRAHYLAGNTKVIDALCQALWQRNLRPVPVFISSLRDPDVQVELSEFLQPKDSQQIAVLLNTTSFSLARLDTESPQTELWEKLDVPVLQVILSGGFLEQWEAQLNGLSPRDIAMNVALPEVDGRIISRAVSFKAVQTRNPDLETDVVVYEPVSDRIEFVAQLAANWVRLRSKPPEERKIALILANYPNRDGRLANGVGLDTPASCVEILKALQLAGYDLENPPHDSDELIQRLTSGVTNDPEGRDWRPVQQSLSTAEYQAYFASLPAAVQQGIRERWGNFEQRSRGAEEQGSRGAEEQGSRGELLFLFPNPQSPIPNPQSPIPIPGIQLGNIFLGIQPSRGYDLDPSLNYHAPDLEPTHAYLAFYYWVRECFGADAIVHVGKHGNLEWLPGKSLALSSNCYPEVAFGAMPHLYPFIVNDPGEGSQAKRRAQAVIIDHLTPPMTRAELYGALQKLENLIDEYYEAESLDPSRLPAIRDRIRELVIQENLYKDLGIQDEKDILNFEALILNSLDGYLCELKEAQIRDGLHIFGQCPQGRQLRDLIVAIARIPNRYSPGITRALADAWGLDFDPLTADFSTQLSPSDQKILADQTQNTCRNVGDAITALEEHAAILVEKLITNPQSPIPSPQSPIPHSLNWINTKLLPALQQTHTEITNLLRGLDGKYVPSAPSGAPTRGRPEVLPTGRNFYAVDIRAIPTEIAWDIGRKAAENLIERYTQEHGEYPKTLGLSVWGTATMRTGGDDIAEALALLGVRPVWDGAARRVVDLEILPLSILGRPRVDVTLRISGFFRDAFPNLMDLFEQAVNAVAALDEPAEQNPLAAQVSQDTDFWMQQGLTSEAAFERSRYRIFGSKPGAYGAGLQGLIESQNWQDDQDLASAYINWSCYAYSSGNREQGAGNSRETSHAQSPVPSPQSPVAAPEAFTQRLAQLQIVLHNQDNREHDLLDSDDYYQFQGSLVAAVRSIQGQNPETYFGDHSIPSQPRIRQLQEEITRVYRSRVVNPKWIDGMMRHGYKGAFEMSATVDFLFAYDATARCVEDYMYQGVMQAYLLDPVVAAFILDKNPHALRDIAERLLEAHKRGLWQDVNIQTIENLRNIVHQAEASIEEK; from the coding sequence ATGCACCGAATCAATAGCACAACGGTTGGATGGAATCAGTCAGAAGGTGTAATTTTTCTCGAACAAACCCCGGCTCCGATTGTGTTGATTACGGCTGCTGATACCGATATTCAAACCTTGGCAGCTGCATTTCCCAAATTACCTGTAACATTTCCTGCATTGAGAGTGGCTAATTTGTTGCTATTGCAGCAGCAGATTAGTATAGATACCTATAGTGAACAAGTATTAGAACTTGCCCAGGTAATTATCTTACGCCTATTAGGAGGACGTTCCTATTGGGCTTATGGTTTAGAAGTAGTGCAAGAAATTGTTCAACGTACTGGTACAACCCTAATTGTAATGCCAGGAGACGATGCTCTAGATCCTGAACTAATCTCTCAATCTACCTTGCCTGTAGCTATTGTTAACCAAATATGGCAGTATTTCAACGAAGGCGGCGTAGAAAATGCTGTTAATGCCCTGAAATTTATATCTGATAACTGCCTAGCAACTGCATATAATCCACCACCACCCCGACCAGTTCCCCGTGTGGGATTGTATCAATGGGAACAGGAAGTGGAAAAGTCCCAACTCCCCACTCCCAACTCCCCACTCCCTAAAGTTGGTCTATTGTTCTACCGCGCTCATTATCTTGCAGGTAACACCAAGGTAATTGATGCGTTGTGTCAGGCTTTGTGGCAAAGAAACTTGCGGCCTGTACCAGTGTTTATCTCTTCGTTACGTGATCCTGATGTGCAGGTGGAGTTGAGTGAGTTTTTACAGCCGAAAGACTCACAGCAAATTGCCGTGTTACTGAATACCACCAGCTTTTCTCTAGCTCGTTTAGACACAGAATCGCCCCAGACTGAACTGTGGGAAAAATTAGATGTGCCAGTATTACAAGTAATCCTCAGTGGGGGATTTTTAGAGCAGTGGGAAGCCCAGTTAAATGGCCTATCTCCCCGTGACATAGCTATGAATGTAGCACTACCAGAGGTAGATGGGCGGATAATTAGCCGTGCTGTGTCTTTTAAGGCGGTACAAACCCGCAATCCCGATTTAGAAACAGATGTGGTAGTGTATGAGCCAGTGAGCGATCGCATCGAGTTTGTCGCTCAACTAGCAGCTAATTGGGTACGCTTACGTTCCAAGCCACCCGAAGAGCGGAAAATTGCCCTAATTTTAGCCAATTACCCTAACCGCGACGGACGTTTAGCTAATGGTGTCGGATTGGATACCCCAGCCAGTTGTGTAGAAATCCTCAAAGCATTGCAATTAGCTGGGTATGACTTAGAAAACCCGCCCCATGATAGCGACGAATTAATCCAACGTTTAACCTCTGGTGTCACCAATGATCCAGAAGGTAGAGACTGGCGGCCAGTACAGCAGAGTTTATCTACTGCCGAGTATCAAGCATATTTCGCCTCACTACCAGCAGCAGTACAGCAAGGTATTAGGGAGAGATGGGGAAATTTTGAGCAGAGGAGCAGAGGAGCAGAGGAGCAGGGGAGCAGGGGAGCAGAGGAGCAGGGGAGCAGAGGAGAGTTATTATTCCTATTCCCCAATCCCCAATCCCCAATCCCCAATCCCCAATCCCCAATCCCCATTCCCGGTATTCAACTCGGTAACATCTTCCTAGGTATTCAGCCATCACGGGGTTATGATCTTGACCCTAGTTTGAATTATCATGCACCAGATTTAGAGCCTACCCATGCCTATTTAGCTTTTTACTATTGGGTGAGGGAATGTTTTGGAGCTGATGCCATTGTTCATGTCGGGAAACATGGCAATTTAGAATGGCTACCAGGTAAGAGTTTGGCATTATCTAGCAATTGCTATCCAGAAGTAGCTTTTGGCGCGATGCCTCACCTTTACCCGTTTATTGTCAATGACCCAGGTGAAGGTTCTCAAGCCAAGCGTCGCGCTCAGGCGGTGATTATTGATCATCTTACGCCCCCCATGACCCGCGCTGAACTCTATGGGGCTTTGCAAAAGCTAGAAAATTTAATTGATGAGTATTATGAGGCGGAAAGTTTAGATCCGTCTCGATTACCAGCCATTCGCGATCGCATCCGCGAATTAGTCATTCAAGAAAATCTTTACAAAGACTTAGGAATTCAAGATGAAAAAGACATTTTGAATTTCGAGGCTTTAATTTTGAATTCTCTTGATGGATATCTGTGTGAATTAAAAGAAGCACAAATTCGGGATGGTTTACATATTTTTGGGCAATGTCCCCAAGGTAGACAACTCAGAGATTTAATTGTGGCGATCGCCCGCATCCCCAACCGCTATTCTCCAGGTATCACCAGGGCTTTAGCCGATGCGTGGGGTTTAGATTTCGACCCCCTCACGGCCGACTTTAGCACCCAATTATCCCCAAGTGATCAAAAAATACTAGCTGATCAAACCCAAAATACCTGCCGCAATGTAGGCGATGCCATCACCGCCCTAGAAGAACACGCCGCTATATTAGTAGAAAAACTAATCACCAATCCCCAGTCCCCAATCCCCAGTCCCCAATCCCCAATCCCCCATTCCCTCAACTGGATTAACACCAAACTCCTCCCCGCACTACAACAAACCCACACAGAAATTACCAATCTACTACGTGGATTAGATGGTAAATATGTCCCCAGCGCCCCATCAGGCGCACCCACACGGGGAAGGCCAGAAGTTTTACCCACAGGCAGAAATTTTTACGCTGTGGATATTCGCGCCATTCCCACAGAAATCGCCTGGGATATCGGCAGAAAAGCAGCCGAAAACCTCATAGAACGCTACACCCAGGAGCATGGTGAGTATCCGAAAACACTAGGCTTATCCGTATGGGGAACAGCCACAATGCGGACTGGTGGTGATGACATTGCTGAGGCGTTAGCGTTATTGGGTGTCAGACCTGTATGGGATGGGGCAGCTAGACGCGTTGTTGATTTAGAAATTCTGCCCCTGAGCATTTTAGGCAGACCCCGTGTAGATGTAACATTACGCATTTCGGGATTTTTCCGTGATGCTTTTCCCAACTTGATGGATTTATTTGAGCAAGCCGTCAACGCCGTCGCCGCCTTAGATGAACCAGCAGAACAGAACCCCTTAGCAGCACAAGTGAGCCAAGATACTGATTTTTGGATGCAACAAGGGTTAACTTCAGAAGCGGCATTCGAGCGATCGCGCTATCGCATCTTTGGTTCTAAACCAGGTGCTTACGGTGCTGGACTCCAAGGCTTAATCGAATCTCAAAACTGGCAAGACGACCAAGACTTAGCCAGCGCCTACATCAACTGGAGTTGTTACGCTTACTCTTCAGGAAACAGGGAACAGGGAGCAGGGAACAGCAGGGAAACATCCCATGCCCAATCCCCAGTCCCCAGTCCTCAGTCCCCAGTCGCTGCCCCCGAAGCCTTTACCCAGCGATTAGCACAGCTGCAAATTGTGCTACACAACCAAGACAATCGTGAGCATGACTTGCTCGATTCTGATGATTATTATCAATTTCAGGGTAGTTTAGTCGCTGCGGTGCGTTCTATCCAAGGACAAAATCCCGAAACTTATTTTGGTGATCATTCCATTCCCTCCCAACCACGGATTCGCCAACTGCAAGAAGAAATTACACGAGTGTATCGTTCTCGTGTGGTTAATCCTAAGTGGATTGACGGCATGATGCGCCACGGTTACAAAGGCGCATTTGAAATGTCAGCAACTGTAGACTTTTTATTTGCCTATGATGCCACGGCCAGATGTGTGGAAGATTATATGTATCAAGGTGTGATGCAGGCTTATTTGCTTGATCCAGTGGTTGCGGCATTTATTCTAGATAAAAATCCCCATGCACTCCGTGATATTGCGGAAAGATTATTAGAGGCACACAAACGCGGTTTATGGCAGGATGTAAATATACAAACAATAGAAAATTTACGCAACATAGTACATCAAGCTGAAGCCAGCATTGAAGAAAAATAA
- a CDS encoding type I-MYXAN CRISPR-associated protein Cas6/Cmx6, with translation MAGKSLRIGKHTIRLGIPDICLLQPAEKLRSRIVVIRGHEEPETLFSRSAASARTTGYLSNC, from the coding sequence TTGGCGGGTAAGTCCCTGAGAATTGGCAAGCATACAATTCGTTTGGGTATTCCCGACATATGTTTGCTTCAACCTGCGGAGAAACTGCGATCGCGCATTGTGGTAATAAGAGGACATGAAGAACCTGAAACTTTATTTAGTCGTAGCGCAGCGTCAGCTAGAACAACTGGGTATCTAAGCAATTGCTAG
- a CDS encoding MarR family winged helix-turn-helix transcriptional regulator: MNKDRIDIILEEWQQELPQLDTSALGIIGRVLRIARLLEKQRESILAEYGLNVWSFDVLATLRRQGHPFRLKPTELYSLLMLSSGAMTNRIDRLEQDGIVTRIRDAEDRRSVIVHLTPKGVQLADTVMPILFEKEKQLLSQFTADEAQISIQMLRKLLMLLEQDGKTL, translated from the coding sequence ATGAACAAAGATCGAATTGACATCATTCTTGAGGAATGGCAACAGGAATTGCCGCAGTTGGACACATCAGCACTAGGGATAATTGGGCGGGTACTGCGAATTGCCCGTCTTTTGGAAAAGCAGAGGGAAAGTATACTGGCTGAGTATGGCTTGAACGTGTGGTCATTTGATGTGTTAGCCACACTGCGACGACAAGGACATCCTTTTCGCCTGAAACCTACAGAACTCTATAGTTTGCTCATGCTATCTTCAGGCGCAATGACAAACCGAATTGATCGCCTAGAACAAGACGGCATAGTAACCCGTATCCGTGATGCAGAGGATCGGCGCAGTGTCATAGTACACCTAACTCCCAAAGGCGTACAGCTGGCGGATACTGTGATGCCTATTCTTTTTGAGAAAGAGAAACAGCTGTTATCCCAATTCACAGCTGATGAAGCGCAAATCTCAATCCAAATGCTGCGTAAGCTACTTATGTTACTCGAACAGGATGGAAAAACGCTTTAA
- a CDS encoding UPF0175 family protein has product MSVTIPDDILRASNMTEDEIKLEIAILLYQQGKISSAKVRAWTGITVLEFQHELAKRGLHINYDVEDFQSDIATLQSMGLL; this is encoded by the coding sequence ATGAGCGTCACAATTCCCGATGATATCCTCAGAGCATCAAACATGACAGAAGATGAAATCAAATTAGAAATTGCTATCTTGCTTTACCAGCAAGGTAAAATTAGCAGTGCTAAAGTCCGAGCATGGACAGGAATCACAGTCCTGGAATTTCAGCATGAATTAGCCAAACGAGGTTTACATATTAACTATGATGTTGAAGATTTCCAATCTGATATAGCGACACTGCAATCAATGGGTTTGCTGTGA
- a CDS encoding metallophosphoesterase family protein, giving the protein MKLKRRQFLFLSSLSTVGTGVLALTLAHQHGETNLVELATAATPAKKDLLLRFVSVADTGTGARGQYAVAKAMTLYHKRNPYDLVVLAGDNIYNNGEIEKVNAVFERPYQDLLKQGVKFQACLGNHDIRTENGDPQVKYPGFNMNGRRYYTFRRNSVQFFALDTNSNADWKNQIPWLERELSSSDAPWKVVFGHHPIYSSGVYGSNQAFIKTFTPLFKKYGVQLYINGHEHSYERTRTIDGTTYLICGAGAGNRPVGRSEWTGYSTSNLSFAAYEVYPDRIDVSAIGTNHRVFDRGIIKSSK; this is encoded by the coding sequence ATGAAACTCAAGCGTCGTCAATTTTTATTTTTAAGCAGTCTCAGCACCGTTGGTACAGGTGTTTTAGCTTTGACACTAGCTCATCAACATGGTGAAACTAACCTGGTTGAGTTAGCAACCGCCGCCACACCAGCCAAAAAAGACTTATTACTGCGGTTTGTATCTGTTGCTGATACCGGAACTGGAGCCAGAGGACAGTATGCTGTCGCTAAGGCGATGACGCTATATCACAAGCGCAATCCCTATGATTTAGTAGTGTTAGCTGGCGATAATATTTATAATAATGGCGAAATTGAAAAAGTTAATGCTGTATTTGAGCGTCCCTATCAAGATTTGCTCAAGCAAGGTGTGAAGTTTCAAGCTTGTTTAGGTAATCACGATATTCGTACTGAGAATGGTGATCCACAAGTCAAATATCCTGGCTTTAATATGAACGGACGGAGGTATTATACTTTTCGCCGCAATTCCGTGCAATTTTTTGCTTTAGATACTAACAGTAACGCCGATTGGAAAAATCAAATACCTTGGTTAGAAAGAGAATTAAGTAGTAGTGATGCGCCTTGGAAAGTAGTATTTGGGCATCACCCAATTTATTCATCTGGTGTCTACGGTAGTAATCAAGCTTTTATCAAAACCTTTACACCATTATTTAAAAAATATGGTGTGCAACTATATATCAATGGTCATGAACACAGTTATGAACGTACTCGCACTATCGATGGGACTACCTATTTAATTTGTGGTGCGGGTGCAGGTAATCGTCCTGTGGGGCGTTCAGAATGGACTGGATATTCTACAAGTAATTTAAGCTTCGCCGCCTATGAAGTTTACCCTGATAGAATCGATGTCAGTGCGATCGGTACTAATCATCGGGTTTTTGACAGAGGTATTATTAAATCCAGTAAATAA
- a CDS encoding nucleic acid-binding protein encodes MIIVSDTSPITNLAAIGQLDLLRQLYGSVIIPEAVYNEMVGVNKIVPGAVEVQTLSWIQTQTVINSLQVTEIQENNESIHLGEAEAIILSLEMKADLLLMDERRGRIVATNYGINVIGLLGVLLQAKKQGLIPVIKLYGCSFNRLIQITRVKFARNTTQHFK; translated from the coding sequence GTGATTATAGTTAGCGATACATCACCAATCACAAACTTAGCAGCGATTGGTCAGTTAGATTTATTGCGACAGTTGTATGGTAGCGTTATCATCCCTGAAGCTGTATATAACGAGATGGTTGGTGTCAATAAGATTGTCCCTGGTGCAGTAGAGGTACAAACTTTATCTTGGATTCAGACACAGACAGTTATTAATTCTCTACAAGTTACAGAAATTCAAGAAAATAATGAAAGTATTCACTTGGGAGAAGCGGAAGCAATTATTTTGTCCTTAGAAATGAAAGCTGACTTGCTGTTAATGGATGAACGCAGAGGACGAATAGTAGCTACCAATTATGGAATTAATGTAATAGGTCTGTTGGGAGTCTTGCTACAAGCCAAAAAACAGGGGCTAATTCCAGTTATTAAACTCTATGGTTGCAGTTTTAATCGCCTTATCCAAATCACTAGGGTTAAGTTTGCTCGTAACACCACTCAGCATTTTAAGTAA
- a CDS encoding GAF domain-containing sensor histidine kinase yields MISSPDLSFSRNLPSVVFHQLGELLQQMAQSLGNAALLLTEAVLTRVQIPLEWQRQRFTLVVSEGFSALLLGEQQQISLWEEFIPVTQDSTHSTGVYSNIDSILNTRLTFNSEAIASFISKLQDLFGLDSYTHQHLERYCQILRPNDATLQSQFSLLLLEYFLPQQQEEVTTSALDAMPEVYACQAVEDALKKQVAQERLLNQVTTQIRKSLDLSVIMTTAIAQVREFLELDRLVIYKFDRSRVNRQNSLQLPIPESQIHGGCIVYEARATDTIKSVLHYQEKACFVRNSPCWEKYRQGFTLVVDDVEKTYALEECLLNFLRESQIKAKLAAPIMFEDKLWGLLIAHQCYSPRQWQESEKSLLTSIAEQLAIAIHQSELMRSLTQEKQTLEQRVIERTMALHDALVAAEAASRIRSEFLATISHELLTPLTYVIGMSATLLRWPLGELSQRQRDYLQTIHDSGEHLLEMINDILDLSQIEAGKAVLNITEFSLANIAENTIESLLDKAHSEQVSLKLDLQIDPRRDRFTADTTRIQQILWNLLTNAIKFTPEGGSVTLRLWVEDDTAIFQVEDTGIGIPENQLPLLFEKFQQLDTPYRRRYEGTGLGLALTKQLVELHRGRIEVESTVGIGSIFTIWIPSQKVMGNRE; encoded by the coding sequence ATGATTAGTTCTCCTGATTTGAGCTTTTCTCGAAACTTGCCTTCAGTTGTGTTTCATCAACTAGGAGAATTGTTGCAGCAGATGGCTCAATCTTTAGGGAATGCTGCTTTGTTACTCACAGAAGCTGTTTTGACAAGGGTTCAGATACCTTTGGAGTGGCAAAGGCAAAGGTTTACGCTGGTGGTTTCTGAGGGATTTAGTGCGCTTTTGCTAGGAGAACAACAGCAGATAAGTTTATGGGAGGAATTTATTCCCGTCACCCAGGACTCAACTCATTCTACGGGAGTTTACAGCAATATTGACTCCATACTCAATACTAGGTTGACTTTTAACTCAGAGGCGATCGCCTCTTTTATCTCCAAATTGCAAGATTTGTTTGGGCTTGATTCTTATACTCACCAACATCTGGAACGCTATTGCCAAATTCTCAGACCTAATGATGCTACTCTGCAAAGCCAATTTTCTTTGTTGTTATTAGAATATTTCTTACCACAGCAACAGGAGGAAGTAACAACATCTGCACTGGATGCTATGCCTGAAGTCTATGCCTGTCAAGCAGTAGAAGATGCTTTGAAAAAACAAGTTGCTCAAGAGCGATTGCTGAATCAGGTGACAACGCAAATCCGCAAAAGCCTAGATTTGTCAGTAATTATGACAACGGCTATTGCCCAGGTACGGGAGTTTTTAGAATTAGATAGATTAGTTATATATAAATTTGACAGATCACGAGTCAATCGTCAAAACTCCCTACAACTGCCCATACCAGAGAGCCAAATTCATGGGGGTTGTATAGTCTATGAAGCTCGTGCTACAGATACCATTAAGTCTGTACTACATTACCAAGAAAAAGCTTGTTTTGTGAGAAATTCTCCATGTTGGGAGAAATATCGTCAAGGTTTTACTTTAGTTGTTGATGATGTAGAAAAAACTTACGCTCTAGAAGAGTGTTTATTGAATTTTTTAAGAGAAAGTCAAATCAAAGCTAAATTAGCAGCACCCATTATGTTTGAAGATAAATTATGGGGGTTGCTAATTGCTCATCAATGTTATAGTCCGCGTCAGTGGCAAGAAAGTGAAAAAAGCTTACTGACTTCTATTGCTGAACAATTAGCGATCGCAATTCATCAATCAGAATTAATGCGATCGCTCACCCAAGAAAAGCAAACTCTGGAACAACGAGTCATTGAACGGACAATGGCTTTACATGATGCTTTAGTGGCGGCGGAAGCTGCTAGCCGCATCCGGAGTGAATTTTTAGCTACCATTAGCCACGAATTACTCACGCCTTTAACTTACGTGATTGGGATGTCGGCTACTTTGTTACGTTGGCCTTTGGGTGAATTAAGTCAACGGCAACGGGATTATTTACAAACAATCCACGATAGCGGCGAACATTTATTAGAAATGATTAATGACATCCTCGATTTGTCACAAATTGAGGCGGGTAAAGCAGTTTTAAATATTACAGAATTTTCCTTGGCCAACATTGCAGAAAATACGATAGAATCACTGCTCGATAAAGCTCATAGTGAACAAGTTAGCCTGAAGTTGGATTTACAAATTGATCCTAGACGCGATCGCTTCACGGCTGATACCACACGGATACAACAAATTCTCTGGAATCTTTTAACTAATGCCATTAAATTTACCCCCGAAGGCGGCAGTGTCACGTTGCGTTTGTGGGTGGAAGATGATACAGCTATCTTCCAAGTTGAAGATACTGGGATTGGCATCCCGGAAAATCAATTACCATTACTGTTTGAGAAATTTCAGCAACTCGATACACCCTATCGCCGCCGCTACGAAGGAACAGGATTGGGTTTAGCATTAACTAAACAATTGGTAGAACTGCACCGAGGTCGAATTGAAGTAGAATCCACAGTAGGTATTGGTTCAATTTTTACCATCTGGATACCATCTCAAAAGGTAATGGGGAATAGGGAGTAG
- a CDS encoding DMT family transporter — protein MDILLALLGAGSAGGFSTIGAATNAQLKTILHSPIAAATINFLVGFSILTLLLTLGILKPYKLDLLSVTPWWAFLGGLLGAIFVTLSTLIIPKLGLTTTTLVVVFSQMLMSLIIDQLGWFGAIKYPITIPKALGIATLIVAIIITQLDRNYSDQNFR, from the coding sequence ATGGATATCCTCTTAGCACTGCTTGGCGCTGGCTCGGCTGGTGGTTTCTCAACAATTGGTGCAGCCACTAATGCCCAATTAAAGACTATACTCCACTCCCCAATAGCAGCAGCAACAATTAATTTTCTGGTTGGGTTTAGTATCCTCACCTTGCTGCTAACACTTGGCATTCTCAAACCCTACAAACTTGACTTGCTTTCTGTTACTCCTTGGTGGGCATTTTTAGGCGGCTTGTTAGGTGCAATCTTCGTGACCTTAAGTACATTAATAATTCCTAAATTGGGTTTAACCACAACTACTTTAGTTGTTGTATTTAGCCAGATGTTGATGTCATTGATCATTGATCAATTGGGATGGTTTGGTGCTATTAAATATCCCATCACCATACCCAAAGCATTAGGAATTGCCACATTAATAGTAGCGATCATCATTACTCAATTGGATAGAAATTATTCTGATCAAAATTTTAGGTAA